The genomic window CACCCCCGTCACCGGCGTCGTCCACGCAGACTGACGCGTCGACGTAGCTGATCGCCGGCCGCCGCTCTCGGTCGTTCGCTCCCGACTCGATCGGCCCCGTGCAGACTGGTTCGGCGGTCCTCGCGCGCGCTGGCTCGATCCCGTACGTCCAGACGTCGGTCCCGCCTTTGAGCTGTACCTCGCAGAGCCTGGCGTCCGGCGCGTCGTCTCGGCGGAGCGCCAGATCGACGCAGACGGGCTCCCCGCCGTCCTTGGTCGTCACGTCGCGCACGTCGAGTTCGTACGCGTGTCCGTCGTCGCGGAACCGCTCGGCGAGTTCATCGAACTCGTAGGTGCCGGGCTCGAGGCGGTCGCCCTCGACCTCGAGTCGGCCCAGGTGCACGCACGCCGGGCACGGCGCTGGCTCGCACGCAACGTCCTCGTACGGATTCCGGACGCTCGATTCGGAGACGTGTCTGCACTGCTCCGCGTAGCATTCGAGGTCGACCGTCGAGTCCGCACCGGGCTCCGGTCGGGCGCCCTCGGGCAGGCGGTAGTCGAGCCGGAGGCAGGTATCCGACCCCGGGGACAGACAGGGGTCCTGGGGATCGTCGAGACGGCGACCGTCGGCGAAGGCTGTCTGCAACGCCCGGAGCGTCCCCCACGATTCCCCAAGCGACTCCGGGAACAGTTGGCGGGGAGTGCCGTCGCAGCCGCGGTCGATCGAGAGCCGAACCAGCAACGCGTCGGCGAGTTCGTCATCGGCCGCGGGACACGCAGTCCAAACCCAGACGCGGAGCGCGTTGTCGACCGTTCGCAGGCGAACCGTTCGCTCCCCGGACGAGCCCGGAACGAGTCCGTCGACCGAGAACGAGAGCGTCCCGTCGGTGACCGAACAGTCCGCTTCGAGACACTCGATCTCGATCCCGGGTGCTCCGGCGGTGATCACGTCTCCCACGGTCGCGTCGTCTCGTTGCGTCGCCGCCGTGATCGCACCGGCGCCGCCGCCCAGCGCGCCGACGGCGGTGAGGCCGCCGAGCAGTTTCCGCCGCGTGAGTTCGGGACCGTCCTGCGTCATCGGATCACCTCCGTTCGCGGCCACCGTCGCGATATTACTGCCCGGAGCTCCGCTCCGGCAGGATCGAAACGAGCGTTGGCGACTGTTGTCGTGTTCATGCCCATCTCCCCCCTCCCCGACGGACGGTTCGAATCGGACAGTAGTTGGCCGGCATACATTTTAGCTATAGGCTGGATACCAGCAGCTTACCTCGCGTAAGCAGATTCCTACTGGCGAGTGAGAGACAATCACCGGCGGTACGTTGGCAGCGCCCGGGTCGCATCGCCGAACTGCTGGCCGAGCCACCGATGTCGGGGCCGCTGGTCCCAGCGGCGGTCCCGTCGGTCGTCGATCGGATCGGGGCGGCGACGCGCGCACGTCAGGTCCCACCGTCCGCGGGCGCTCCCGAGCCGTCGTTGTGGCGGCACTGCTCGGCGTAGAACCCCAGGTCGAACCCGATCGAGTCGGACTGCACGACGTTCCCGACGTCCGGCGGGAGCCACCACGCGAAGCCCACGTAGTGCGTCAGTTCTGGCGTGAAGCACTCCCTGTCTGGGCTCCCGGGATCCTCCGATAGTTCGTCGAACGGGGTCGCACGGTTTCCGTCGAGCGGGATCCCCGTCCCGCTGGCGAGCGCGTCGAGGTCCGCCCGGAGCGTCCCCCGTCGGAACACCTCGCCGCAGTATCGGCCGGCAGACATGTCGCCGTAGTCGTACTCGTAGGCTTCGCCGCCGAGGGTCATCGGATAGCGATCCTGGATCGTCCCGTCCGTCCGTTCGACGACCACGATTTCGTCGTTGTCCCGGTCCGACGCGACGAGATTCCCGGTCCCGCCGTTGCGGATGGCGAGTCCGGTGATGCGGACGTCCAGCCCACCGACGTTGCTGGCGTCGACCGGAACGGCCGTCGCGTCGTTGGCGGGGTCGCTCACCCGGTAGAGCCCCTGGTCGGCGCTGGCGGCCGTCCAGATGTACATCGTCCCGTCCGACGCGAAGACGAGATCCGCGCCCTCGAGGTCGATACCCGTGTCGCCCCGGGCAGTCACCGAGGGGCCCGATCGATCGACGGTGTAGAGTTCGTCGGTGTTGGTGCTCGCCGCCCAGAGCGCTCCCGACGGCGAGTAGCCAGCGAGGACGACCCCGCCGGGGTCGCCCGAAACCGGGCCGTCGTCCGTGAACGAGTTCGCCGCGACGTCGTACGTTCCGAGGTGCGTGGACTCCTTGTCGTAGAAGACGACTTCGTCGCCGTCAGGCGTGGCGGCGATCGCGTCGGTCTGGTCGAAGTTGCCCCCGCCCGCCACGTAGATGCTGGTCAGTTCGGCGTTCCCGCCTGTCAGGTCGACCTCGAACAGCTCGGAAGCGGTGCCCGTACCGCCGACGCTGTCGATCAGGTACAGGGTCTCGTCACAGCCCGTCTGGAGGACGTTGTCGCCGCGGGAATCGTACCACCAGACCGTCTGGACGTGGTCGGCGAGTTCGCCGCCGCTCGACTGGTCGACGGCGGCCTCGGGCTCGGTCTGCCCGTTCTCGGCCGACTCGACGTTTGCCGCTCGCAACCAGACGTAGCCGGGGTTGTCACAGAGGTGGAAACTCAGCGTCAGTTCCCCGAAGTCTCCTGGCTTGACGTCCTGGAGGTCGATCAGCGGTGCGGGCCCGTCGCCGGCCCTCGTGTCGTCGTTGTCGGTCCGGAAGCCGGCAGGATCCAGATCCGCGGGCACGTCGGCGCCCATCTCGCAGGGGACGTACTCGAAGGAATCCGTGCTCGTCTCCTGGGAGCCGTCGTCGTCCGGATCCGGGAACGCCTCGACGGCCGTCGCGTTCATGAAGGCAGCCACGTCGTCTTCTGCGATCCAGACCTGGGGATCGTCGGGATCCGGAAACCCCACGGCGCCTCCGCCGGGATCGCTGTAGCTGACCAGGTCCCTCCCGCTGGACCCGTCGTAGTAGTGCTCCTCCCAGTCCACTTTGAGGTCGAGCGATCCCGCGGCGATGCTGTTCCCCTCGAACGCTTCGTCGTCGGTGAAGTACGCGCTCGTCCCGAGTGCAGCTCCTGCGGAGGCGACGCCGATGCCGCCGAGTCCCCCGAGGAGCGACCGTCGGGACAGTTCGATCGTTGGTTCGCGTGTCATTTGTGATCCCCTCCTGGGGAAGCCCACCGGCGGAGTCGAACCGCCGAGGTGCCATCGTGGGTCAGGCTATGGTTCGAGGTCGACCACCGCGCTCCGCCCGTCCTCGAGGGTTATCTCGATGGCGTCGAGACATCCCTCGTGGTCGTCTTCCCAGGCGGAGCCGGTAGCGAACCGGAGTGCCCGAACCTCCTCGTCGCGGTAGTTCTTGGGCGTCGAGTCGGCGTCGGACACGTAGTTCGACCAGTCGAAGGCGTCGGTCGACTGCAGGTCTGCGAGCGTCACGCCCGTGTCCTGCCCGAGGTACGCGTTCGGTGCGTCCCCCGGCGTCGAATCGGTGGTGTCGTAGTCGTGGTTGTGGTCGTAGAACGTGAGCTGGTTCGTGCCCGATTCGGTCCGCCAGGTTACCCAGGTGTCCGGACTGACGGTCCGATTGAGTGCGTCACCGGGCAGCGCCTGCAGGAGTCGACCGTACCAACTCGCGTCGTCGTTCGATCCGTCGGGGGAGGTGTAGATCTCCAGGAAGTAGTTCTGGGACACGCCCGACGGCGTGTTCGTCCGGTACCTGATCGACTGAATGTCCCCGATGGTGAACGGCGCCAGGGCGCTGACGTAGTACGGGCCGAAGCTCTGGTCGAACGTCAGGTACAGTTGCTCGTAGGTGCCGCCGTCCTGGTTCGTCTGGGTGGGATCGTCCTTCCAGTAGCCCGATCC from Salinarchaeum sp. Harcht-Bsk1 includes these protein-coding regions:
- a CDS encoding SipW-dependent-type signal peptide-containing protein, producing the protein MTREPTIELSRRSLLGGLGGIGVASAGAALGTSAYFTDDEAFEGNSIAAGSLDLKVDWEEHYYDGSSGRDLVSYSDPGGGAVGFPDPDDPQVWIAEDDVAAFMNATAVEAFPDPDDDGSQETSTDSFEYVPCEMGADVPADLDPAGFRTDNDDTRAGDGPAPLIDLQDVKPGDFGELTLSFHLCDNPGYVWLRAANVESAENGQTEPEAAVDQSSGGELADHVQTVWWYDSRGDNVLQTGCDETLYLIDSVGGTGTASELFEVDLTGGNAELTSIYVAGGGNFDQTDAIAATPDGDEVVFYDKESTHLGTYDVAANSFTDDGPVSGDPGGVVLAGYSPSGALWAASTNTDELYTVDRSGPSVTARGDTGIDLEGADLVFASDGTMYIWTAASADQGLYRVSDPANDATAVPVDASNVGGLDVRITGLAIRNGGTGNLVASDRDNDEIVVVERTDGTIQDRYPMTLGGEAYEYDYGDMSAGRYCGEVFRRGTLRADLDALASGTGIPLDGNRATPFDELSEDPGSPDRECFTPELTHYVGFAWWLPPDVGNVVQSDSIGFDLGFYAEQCRHNDGSGAPADGGT